Genomic window (Corallococcus caeni):
GAACGGGGTGCGCTGCCGTGGGACAGCTCCTGCCCCAGGGCGTGCGGGTCGAAGTAGGCGAAGAAGCGGCGGACCCGGTCGCCATCCCACTCGAGGATGGAGACGCCCTCGTAGGCGACGGCGGCGCCGTTGTGCGCGGTGCCCTGCGTCTCCCACTCCAGGGCCACGCGGTCGCCGGACTCAATCATGTTGCGGAAGGTGGACTTCACCTGGCCCAGGGTGCCCTTGTACTCGGTCCAGAAGCGGCGGGCGCCGTCGACGCCGGAGAAGACGCTGGGCGAGGCGACGTTGCTCACCTGCGCGTCGTCGGTGAAGAGGGCGACCATCGGCTCGATGTCGCCGTGCTCCTCCAGTTTCAGCAGTGCGTCCACGAACCGCTGCGCTCGTTCCATCGGCATCGGGAGTCCTCGTTCGTCGAAAGGGAAGTCAGGGGTGTGCCCGGGAAGGGTGCGCACGCGGGAGGAAGGTGGCCTCCTTCCCGCGGCTGCTCCCTCGTCCTCCGGACGGCGGCGCTGCCCCCTTGCCCCCGGGTGGCCCGGACCCAGCGGACACTGTCTCTTCATCGGCGCCAGGGACAGCGGGGGCCCCCTTGCTCGCGGGCTTTCGCCGGAGGATGACTGTTGCAGCAGGAGCCCCCATGTCCCAGCAAGCCCTCCGTTCCGCCCCGCCGCCGTCCACCGTCGACGAGGCGCCCACCGACCTTCCCGCGCCCGTCGCAGCGGAGTCGTACCCGCCGCTGACGTTCCTGCTGGAGGAGGTGCGCGCTCCGGGGCTGGTGCGCTCGGACATCGACGCGCTCATCGTGGGCCTGGGCCGCCCGCCCGCGCCGGACGAACCGCTGCGCGAGCGGGCGGATCTGCTGCTGGGGCTGCTGGACCGGAACAACACGGTGGGGGACTACACGGGCTCCGGCGGAATGAAGGTGCGGCACGCGGCGAAGGAGGCCCTGCTCGCCCTGGGCTATCCCTACGCGCTGGAGCTGCCGCCCGAGCTGCTGGAGACGAAGCGCGCCAACGGGAGGGAGCCGGGGCTGAGCGCAGGCGACGTCACCCTGGCGGTGGCGAGCCTGCTGTACCAGTCCGCGGGCCTGGTGGGGGTGGGGTTCTTCCTCAACTACTTCCGGATGCCGGCGGCGACCGAGGTGACGATAGGCATTGGCGCGGTCCTCTGGCTCTTCACCCTGCTCTCCCTGGTGGGCCACCACTCACGGTCGCGGGACCTGCAGGTCATCAGCTCGACGGTGCTGTGGGCGGCGGCGGTGGCGTGGAGCCTGGTCGCCCTCCCGTCCGCGCTGTTCACGAATGGCATCGCCCTGCTCACCGTCCCGTGGCACCTCGCGATGTGGACCGCCTTCTCCCTGCGCCCGGAGCGGGACACGGAGGAGCCGCTGGCTCCGAGCACGCCCGGGCCCACGCCATGACCGCGCTGCCCACCGTCCGGGCCGCCACGCGTGAGGACCGGGCCGCCATCGCGGCCATCTACAACGCGGCCCTCGCCGAGCGCGCCTCCACCTTCGAGACGCGCCCGCGCACGCCCGAGGACATCGACGCGTGGCTGGGCAAGCGCCACCCGGTGCTGGTGGCGGAGGAGGACGGGCGCGTCATCGCGTACGCCTCCACCAGCGCGTACAGCCCGCGCGAGTGCTACGCGGGCATCGCGGACTTCAGCATCTACGTGGCGCCGGAGGCCCGGGGCCGCGACGTGGGCCGGCACCTGATGCAGGCGCTGATGAAGGAGGTGGAGGCCGCGGGCTTCCACAAGCTCACCTCGCGCGTCTTCGCCACCAACGTGCGCAGCCGCGCGCTGCTGGGGCGGCTGGGGTTCCGGGAGGTGGGCGTGCACGAGAAGCACGCCCCGCTGGACGGGGTGTGGCACGACGTGGTGGTGGTGGAGAAGCTGCTGCCGGCGAACGTGAAGTAATCAGCGCCGCGCGTCCTGGGCCCACTCCTCGCGCGTCCAGCCCTGCCGTTCATAGAGGGCCCGGCGCTCCGCGGGCAGGGCCTCCCAGGCGACGCCGGGGTCCAGGTCCCGGGGGCGGCTGAAGAGGCCGGGGATGTCGCCACGGACGGCCTGGGCGGCGCGCTCGGGGGCAAGGCCGCGCAGGCCGTAGCCCAGCTTGAGCCCGGCGTGGCTCTGGCCCGCCTTGTCGGAGGTCTCGAAGGCGATGCCGCCGCCGAACTCCGCGGTGCGAGGGTTGAGGGTCGCGTGGGCGCGGGCATGCGAACCCGCGCCCAGGGACAGCTCCACCTTGCCCTCCGAGTCCCGGCTCACGCTGGCGATGCCCAGGTCCACCTGGAGCTGCGCCTCCGTCTTGCCGTGCGCGTCCGTCATCACTTCGAGGCCCACGGGCCCGGCCTTCGCGGCGACGCCCGCCTGCGTCTGGACGTCGGTGGTGCCGCGAGCGGAGGCATGAGCCTCGCTCTTGAAGTGGAGCAGGTCGTGGGACGCGCTCACTTCGGCGGACACGAAGGCGCCGGCGGGCCGCTCACCGGAGAGGACCTGCGCGCGGGCGCTGACGGCCGCGTAGGCCTGGACGAGCGAGTGTTGAGGACGTCCCAGCCCGGCCTTCCATTCGGCCTCGTAGCGCTCACGTCGCGGGTCGGACCAGGAGAGTCCGAGCGACGTCTCGCGAAGGTCCAGCGCCTGCGGAGGCCCGAGCGCGCGAAGTGCAGGGAGACTGCCAGCCTGGGCCACGGCGTCGCCATGGCGTTGCAGGTACGCGTCGTAGGCGACGACGGCGGCGCGGCCGGTATCGGTGGCATGGGCATTCACCGCGTCCCGCAGCGCTCCAGGCAGCTTCGGATCATTGACGAACATCTCCGGCCGTCCGGGCATGCCGAGCGGTCCGGGTGCACTGCCCGCACGGAGTGAGAGGACGCCCTTCGACGCGGCCTGTTCGAGGAAGGACTGGCGCGACGGAGCATCCATCCGGGACACGTAGGAGGCGAGCAGGCCGTCACGGTCCATGCGCTCCAGCGTGGCGCGGTAGGCGTCACGAGGCACGGAGCCCAGCGCATCGTGCGTGGCCTTCACGTCGCTGCCGGTGAGGAAGGGGTTGGACAGGCTGCGCGTCAGGTGCGAGCGGACCGAGGCATAGACGTCCTCGGGGACGGGAGCGGAGGGGGAACGCAGCCGTCCGCCCATGGCCGCGAGCTCGCGCGCGGACACGGCGGGCCCTTCCGCGTTCGTGGAGGCACGGGGCGCTGAGGGGGCAACGGAGGGGCCGTCATAGGCGCGCAGCTCGTTGCGACCCGGCGCGGAGGCACTGCTCTCACTGACGGAGGTCCTGCGGGACGCGGTCGTGCCCACGCGAAGCTGGGGCGCGGGGGCATCGGGTTCAGGAAGCGTGGGGTCGGGGGACAGGGGACTGCTACCGGGCGCATCGATTCGGGACATCAGGCTCGCTCCAAGGAAGGAGGAGCCGGCCCGCTG
Coding sequences:
- a CDS encoding arsinothricin resistance N-acetyltransferase ArsN1 family A → MTALPTVRAATREDRAAIAAIYNAALAERASTFETRPRTPEDIDAWLGKRHPVLVAEEDGRVIAYASTSAYSPRECYAGIADFSIYVAPEARGRDVGRHLMQALMKEVEAAGFHKLTSRVFATNVRSRALLGRLGFREVGVHEKHAPLDGVWHDVVVVEKLLPANVK
- a CDS encoding nuclear transport factor 2 family protein, with amino-acid sequence MPMERAQRFVDALLKLEEHGDIEPMVALFTDDAQVSNVASPSVFSGVDGARRFWTEYKGTLGQVKSTFRNMIESGDRVALEWETQGTAHNGAAVAYEGVSILEWDGDRVRRFFAYFDPHALGQELSHGSAPRSEVPSTTPA